A genomic stretch from Chitinophaga agri includes:
- a CDS encoding Lrp/AsnC family transcriptional regulator: protein MHFTLDETDLHILDLLQEDARLTNKEIAARLGKSVTSIFERVKRLETEGYIKGYVAILDKKRMGKQVTAFANITLKEHGHDVFILFESKVNSFPEVMECYKINGPYDYLLKVMVADLEEYELFISNKLSRLDAVSRINSLFVIAAPKHETALSLTTGQLIKTSKHGKREE from the coding sequence ATGCATTTCACGTTAGATGAAACCGACCTGCACATACTGGACCTGCTACAGGAAGACGCCCGTCTTACTAATAAGGAGATTGCTGCCAGACTGGGTAAATCCGTGACTTCTATATTTGAACGGGTAAAAAGGCTGGAAACCGAGGGCTATATAAAAGGGTATGTGGCAATATTGGATAAGAAGAGAATGGGTAAACAGGTGACCGCATTTGCCAATATCACACTAAAGGAACATGGGCATGATGTTTTCATACTATTTGAGTCAAAGGTCAATAGCTTTCCGGAGGTGATGGAGTGCTATAAGATCAATGGACCTTATGATTATCTGTTGAAGGTGATGGTAGCTGATCTGGAGGAATACGAGTTGTTTATCTCCAATAAACTGTCACGGCTGGATGCTGTCAGCAGGATCAATAGTTTATTTGTCATCGCAGCGCCTAAACATGAAACTGCCCTGTCTTTGACAACAGGGCAGCTAATCAAAACATCAAAGCATGGTAAACGTGAAGAATAA
- a CDS encoding DUF47 domain-containing protein, with the protein MGGFNSFVKLFIPKDRVFYSLFEDVAANLVEMGKTLVELVSSSDMAVRKDKTHLIERLEHKNDDFTHRIFVELGQNFITPFDREDIHHLAATLDDVADYIHGSAKRLDLYKVHEINDSVRKLADLIYQGTLELHKAIPELRSMSNMRNITDACVRINSLENHADDIYDMAIADLFEKESNNAGELLKMRELYQALEIATDKCEDCANVIESIIIKYA; encoded by the coding sequence ATGGGAGGCTTCAATTCCTTTGTAAAGTTATTTATTCCGAAAGACAGGGTATTTTATTCACTGTTCGAAGACGTGGCTGCCAATCTGGTAGAAATGGGTAAAACGCTCGTAGAGCTGGTATCCAGTTCCGATATGGCTGTACGTAAAGATAAAACCCATCTGATTGAGCGACTGGAGCACAAAAACGACGATTTCACACATCGCATTTTTGTCGAGCTGGGACAGAACTTCATTACTCCTTTTGATCGTGAAGATATTCACCACCTGGCCGCTACCCTGGACGACGTGGCTGACTATATCCATGGTTCTGCGAAAAGGCTGGACTTGTATAAAGTACATGAGATCAATGACAGTGTGCGTAAATTGGCTGACCTGATCTATCAGGGTACCCTGGAACTGCATAAAGCAATCCCTGAACTGCGTTCTATGTCTAATATGCGTAATATCACAGATGCCTGTGTAAGGATCAACAGTCTGGAGAACCACGCAGATGACATTTATGACATGGCTATTGCGGACCTTTTTGAAAAAGAGTCTAATAATGCAGGTGAATTGCTGAAAATGCGTGAATTGTACCAGGCATTGGAAATTGCAACTGACAAATGTGAAGATTGCGCCAATGTGATAGAATCAATTATCATAAAATATGCATAA
- a CDS encoding TonB-dependent receptor yields MNKQFYSLLLFVSILVLSVANLKAQITTSQISGKIVSTKGEALPGVTVLAVNTSTGTRYGAQTQADGRYLINNINPGGPYTITVSYIGFKTEEAPGINLSLGSSTFNFQLTDASTALSEVVVKGNSTQKGSASFKIGQNALKTLPSINRSFQDFTRATPQSNNNSFLGTNYRYNNVTLDGAINNDAIGFSPSMGGQSNSSGQPGSSTRSNPVSLDAIQDIQVYLAPYDVKIGNFLGGSINAVTRSGTNEFHGSVYGFGRNAGMIGRNNAGDGSKLPSDFHDYQTGIRLGFPIIKDKLFFFTNEEIARRRDPVILGAGSADMPLITVEEAEKIRQHMLNLDVTKSGKYDPGTYSNTSIYANSNKFFNRVDWNINDKHQLSLRNNTITSEATNLERDQQNFRFGGIDFKQVNNQSSTVAELKSRFNNTVSNSLIIGYSTVHDYREPSSDPSLAQIQIKSRGGTIFLGTDREASIFDMKQKTFEFTDNVNIFKGKHNITIGTHNELYNITYGFVNSWNGRVDYDSIGAFLNDAPSRVRANFNYTNNSRDYIMANPPAQFKIGMYSLYAQDEIQLTDRFKLTPGLRFDYTSLPNRQRLSDKTTGSPVDPNFGTTYSYTQPKDINNKYLNNIQISPRLGFNYDIKGDQSLVLRGGTGLFTGRIPFAWLGYAYYNNGTSYGAYDKRFTAAAPPAAGSNPVKVSDQGAAQFVTAQGVNVNDATGATQVDLIDNNFKMPQMWRSSVALDYSTQNRWKFTFEAIYTKTIYDLKFQQVNLVDNPTYMVYDTDKQQPIYSGSKINSKFTNAYLLSNTNKGYRYAVTGQVSKALDFGLNFNVAYTYGQSKDITNGIRNSMESNWQLNQALNPNDPHLAYSNFDIRHRIVATASYKKDWTRDGRFISNFALFFNTASGTPFSYGFVNATVQGTPQQVSLAYIPKDQAEARKFFSAENQAMADAFFSYVEGDKYLSSRKGQFTERNGGRTPWNTQADFRFSQDFNFKAGKTTHTLTLTYDIINLTNLLNKDWGIQYFSPNTFNSTASVGLSTKTAGTPTAYPVYTWSNPGTPYSRDFFGSRHQMQLGLRYSF; encoded by the coding sequence GTGAATAAGCAATTCTATTCATTATTGTTATTTGTGAGTATCCTGGTGCTGTCTGTAGCCAACCTGAAGGCGCAGATCACTACCTCCCAGATCAGTGGGAAAATAGTGAGCACGAAAGGCGAGGCCCTGCCAGGGGTTACAGTACTGGCAGTAAACACTTCCACCGGTACCCGTTACGGCGCACAGACACAAGCCGATGGTCGTTACCTTATCAACAACATCAATCCGGGTGGTCCTTACACCATCACCGTTTCCTATATTGGTTTTAAGACTGAAGAAGCGCCTGGGATCAATCTTTCCCTGGGTAGCTCTACTTTCAACTTTCAGCTGACAGACGCTTCTACTGCACTGAGCGAGGTAGTCGTAAAAGGTAACAGCACCCAGAAAGGTAGTGCCTCCTTTAAGATCGGTCAGAACGCATTAAAAACACTGCCTTCCATTAACCGTAGCTTCCAGGATTTTACCCGTGCTACTCCACAGAGTAACAACAACTCTTTCCTGGGTACCAACTACCGTTATAATAACGTCACACTGGATGGTGCTATCAACAATGATGCGATCGGGTTCAGTCCTTCCATGGGTGGTCAGAGCAACAGCTCCGGACAGCCTGGTAGCAGTACCCGTTCTAACCCGGTATCACTGGATGCGATCCAGGATATCCAGGTGTACCTGGCTCCTTACGACGTGAAAATTGGTAACTTCCTGGGGGGTAGTATCAATGCGGTAACCCGTAGCGGTACCAACGAATTTCATGGTTCTGTATATGGTTTCGGCCGTAACGCAGGCATGATCGGTAGGAACAATGCAGGTGACGGTTCAAAACTGCCTTCCGATTTTCATGATTACCAGACTGGTATCAGATTGGGTTTCCCTATCATCAAGGATAAATTATTCTTCTTCACCAACGAAGAGATCGCCCGTCGTCGTGATCCGGTGATCCTGGGTGCAGGTTCCGCGGACATGCCGCTGATCACTGTAGAAGAAGCTGAAAAGATCCGTCAGCACATGCTGAACCTGGATGTTACCAAGAGTGGTAAATACGATCCGGGAACTTATAGCAACACTTCTATCTACGCTAATTCCAACAAGTTCTTCAACCGTGTAGACTGGAATATCAACGACAAACATCAGTTGTCATTACGTAATAACACTATCACTTCGGAAGCAACTAACCTGGAACGTGACCAACAGAACTTCCGTTTCGGTGGTATCGACTTCAAACAGGTGAACAATCAGAGCTCCACTGTAGCTGAACTGAAAAGTCGTTTCAATAATACAGTTTCTAACAGTTTGATCATTGGTTACTCTACTGTTCACGATTATCGTGAGCCATCTTCTGATCCTTCCCTGGCACAGATCCAGATCAAATCGAGAGGTGGTACCATCTTCCTGGGTACTGACCGTGAAGCGTCTATCTTTGACATGAAGCAGAAGACTTTTGAGTTCACAGATAACGTGAATATCTTCAAGGGTAAACACAATATCACCATTGGTACGCACAATGAGTTATACAACATCACTTATGGTTTTGTAAACTCATGGAATGGTCGTGTTGACTACGATAGCATTGGTGCTTTCCTGAATGATGCGCCTAGCCGTGTACGTGCTAACTTTAACTATACTAACAACTCCCGTGATTATATCATGGCGAATCCGCCGGCTCAGTTCAAGATCGGTATGTACAGCCTGTATGCACAGGATGAGATCCAGCTGACTGACCGTTTCAAACTGACTCCAGGTCTCCGTTTCGACTATACCAGCCTGCCTAACAGACAGCGCCTGAGTGATAAGACCACTGGTTCTCCGGTTGATCCTAACTTCGGTACAACTTACAGTTATACACAGCCGAAAGATATCAATAATAAATACCTGAACAATATTCAGATCTCCCCTCGTCTGGGCTTTAACTACGATATCAAAGGCGATCAGAGCCTTGTACTGCGTGGTGGAACAGGTCTGTTTACCGGTCGTATTCCATTCGCATGGTTAGGCTATGCCTACTATAACAATGGTACTTCTTACGGTGCTTACGACAAACGTTTTACAGCAGCAGCACCTCCGGCAGCTGGTAGCAATCCGGTGAAAGTATCTGACCAGGGTGCTGCACAGTTTGTGACTGCACAGGGTGTTAATGTGAATGACGCTACAGGTGCAACACAGGTTGACCTGATCGACAATAATTTCAAAATGCCACAGATGTGGAGAAGCAGCGTAGCATTAGACTACTCTACACAGAACAGATGGAAATTCACCTTTGAAGCGATCTACACTAAAACCATCTATGATCTGAAATTCCAGCAGGTAAACCTGGTAGATAATCCTACTTATATGGTATACGATACAGATAAGCAGCAGCCTATCTATAGCGGTTCTAAGATCAACTCTAAATTCACAAACGCATACCTGCTGTCTAACACTAACAAAGGTTACCGTTATGCAGTGACCGGCCAGGTGAGTAAAGCATTGGACTTCGGTTTGAATTTCAACGTAGCCTACACTTACGGTCAGTCTAAAGACATCACCAACGGTATCCGTAACTCAATGGAGTCTAACTGGCAGCTGAACCAGGCACTGAATCCGAATGATCCACATCTGGCTTATTCTAACTTTGACATCCGTCACCGTATCGTGGCTACTGCCAGCTACAAAAAAGACTGGACACGTGATGGACGTTTCATTTCTAACTTTGCCCTGTTCTTCAATACAGCTTCTGGTACGCCATTCTCTTACGGTTTCGTAAACGCTACTGTACAGGGTACACCACAGCAGGTTAGCTTAGCATACATTCCGAAAGATCAGGCTGAAGCACGTAAGTTCTTCTCTGCTGAAAACCAGGCAATGGCTGATGCATTCTTTTCTTACGTAGAAGGTGATAAATACCTGAGCAGCCGCAAAGGCCAGTTCACGGAACGTAATGGTGGCCGTACGCCATGGAATACACAGGCTGACTTCCGTTTCTCACAGGATTTCAACTTCAAAGCAGGTAAAACAACGCATACGCTTACACTGACTTACGATATCATCAACCTGACCAACCTGTTGAACAAAGACTGGGGTATTCAATACTTCTCTCCAAACACTTTCAACTCAACAGCGAGCGTTGGTCTGAGCACCAAAACTGCAGGTACGCCTACCGCTTACCCGGTATATACCTGGTCTAACCCTGGCACTCCATACTCAAGAGACTTCTTTGGTAGCAGGCACCAGATGCAGTTAGGATTAAGATATTCATTCTAA
- the ppsA gene encoding phosphoenolpyruvate synthase, producing the protein METRIVIPLQELCLEDIPIVGGKCASLGEMIANLSKAGINIPAGFAITTTAYYQFLRESGLEEYIREQIAGIDFTSLVTLRRAGQRIRQAISNTKFPYNLSMEIITAYMELSREYGQDVTDVAVRSSATAEDLPDASFAGQQETYLNVRGPAALIDAVRNCFASLFTDRAISYRQNFGYDHFSIGLSVCIQKMVRSDLGASGVAFSLDTESGFRDVVVINGSFGLGEMVVQGAVSPDEFIVFKPALNGRYAPIIEKRLGVKDKMMVYGESNDQRTKIIPIERSNQQRFCLRDRQILQLSEWVCRIEAYYTQLKGKWCPMDIEWAVDGLSNELFIVQARPETIHSQKEHHTITSYSMTQQATPLLKGIAVGDKIAAGKVNILFSLDKRVTEGAEFKPGDVLVTDMTDPDWEPIMKMAAAIVTNKGGRTCHAAIVAREMGIPAIVGCGNATELLSRGQVITVSCAEGNEGMIYEGHIPFTETSLDLRELPDIHTDLMLNVASPSMAFQYAHLPNKGVGLAREEFIINNYIKIHPLALLHHKELNDAALTAEITRMIKGYDSEEAYFVEKLAYGIAKIAAAFHPGKVIVRFSDFKSNEYYNLLGGKYFEPEEENPMIGWRGASRYYSDKYSAAFALECKAIKKVREEMGLKNVVVMIPFCRTVEELLKVLDTMKQYGIERGKNGLEVFLMAEIPSNIILAEEFAAHIDGFSIGSNDLTQLTLGLDRDSALIAPLYNERNPAVLRMISMLIATAKKQQVKVGICGQGPSDFPDFTKFLVEQGIDSISVTPDALMKTVRAIYEAEETLKEKEHVPYL; encoded by the coding sequence ATGGAAACACGCATTGTAATCCCTCTCCAGGAGTTATGCCTGGAGGATATACCTATCGTAGGTGGCAAGTGTGCCTCACTTGGAGAAATGATCGCTAACCTGTCCAAAGCAGGTATTAATATTCCCGCCGGCTTTGCTATCACCACAACTGCCTACTATCAGTTCCTTCGTGAAAGCGGACTGGAAGAGTATATTCGCGAGCAGATCGCAGGTATCGACTTCACTTCGCTTGTTACGCTCAGGCGCGCAGGACAACGTATCAGACAAGCGATCAGTAATACGAAATTCCCATACAATCTGAGTATGGAAATTATCACTGCGTATATGGAGCTCTCCCGGGAATACGGACAGGACGTTACGGATGTTGCCGTGCGCTCTTCCGCCACTGCAGAAGATCTGCCGGATGCTTCATTTGCGGGCCAGCAGGAAACCTATCTCAACGTAAGAGGCCCGGCCGCATTGATAGATGCTGTAAGGAACTGCTTTGCATCCCTGTTTACTGACAGAGCCATCAGCTACCGGCAAAACTTCGGATACGATCATTTCAGTATAGGCCTATCCGTATGTATTCAGAAAATGGTCCGTTCTGATCTTGGTGCTTCAGGTGTTGCATTCTCTCTTGATACAGAATCCGGGTTCAGAGATGTCGTTGTTATCAACGGCTCATTCGGTCTTGGGGAAATGGTCGTTCAGGGTGCCGTCTCGCCTGATGAATTTATTGTATTTAAACCGGCTCTCAATGGCAGATATGCACCTATCATTGAAAAGAGACTGGGTGTAAAAGATAAGATGATGGTCTATGGTGAAAGTAATGATCAGCGTACGAAGATCATCCCCATTGAGAGATCCAACCAGCAAAGATTTTGTCTGCGGGACAGACAGATACTGCAACTCTCCGAATGGGTATGCAGGATTGAAGCATACTATACGCAGTTAAAAGGTAAATGGTGTCCAATGGACATAGAATGGGCCGTAGATGGACTTAGTAACGAATTATTCATTGTACAGGCACGCCCCGAAACCATTCATTCGCAGAAGGAACATCATACCATCACCTCCTATAGTATGACACAACAGGCTACGCCACTTTTAAAGGGCATTGCTGTGGGAGATAAGATCGCTGCTGGCAAAGTAAATATTCTCTTCTCTCTGGATAAACGTGTGACGGAAGGCGCTGAATTCAAACCCGGAGACGTGCTTGTTACAGATATGACAGATCCGGACTGGGAGCCGATCATGAAGATGGCCGCAGCCATCGTCACCAACAAAGGCGGACGTACCTGTCACGCGGCGATTGTCGCCAGAGAAATGGGCATACCGGCAATCGTAGGCTGTGGTAATGCGACTGAGCTGTTATCTAGAGGACAGGTCATTACGGTCAGCTGTGCAGAAGGCAATGAAGGCATGATCTATGAAGGACATATTCCTTTCACAGAAACGTCACTCGATCTACGGGAACTGCCCGACATTCACACAGATCTGATGTTAAATGTAGCATCGCCTTCAATGGCCTTTCAATACGCACATCTGCCCAATAAAGGCGTCGGACTGGCCAGAGAGGAATTTATCATCAATAACTATATCAAAATACATCCACTGGCATTGCTGCATCACAAAGAACTGAATGATGCTGCCCTCACAGCAGAGATCACCCGGATGATCAAAGGATACGACAGTGAAGAGGCTTATTTTGTAGAAAAGCTGGCGTATGGTATCGCGAAGATCGCTGCCGCTTTCCATCCAGGAAAAGTAATTGTGCGCTTCTCTGACTTCAAAAGCAATGAGTATTACAATCTGCTGGGCGGGAAATACTTTGAGCCGGAAGAAGAGAATCCGATGATCGGCTGGAGAGGCGCTTCCAGGTATTACTCCGATAAATACAGTGCCGCTTTTGCACTAGAATGCAAGGCTATTAAAAAGGTAAGAGAAGAAATGGGATTAAAGAATGTAGTGGTGATGATCCCCTTCTGCCGCACGGTGGAAGAACTTCTCAAAGTATTGGACACCATGAAACAATACGGTATAGAGAGAGGGAAGAACGGACTGGAAGTTTTTCTGATGGCAGAGATTCCTTCAAATATCATCCTGGCAGAGGAATTTGCTGCGCATATTGACGGTTTCTCCATAGGCTCTAATGATCTCACACAGCTCACACTCGGACTTGACCGTGACTCCGCCCTCATCGCTCCCCTGTACAATGAACGTAATCCTGCTGTGTTAAGGATGATCAGTATGCTGATCGCTACCGCGAAGAAGCAACAGGTCAAAGTAGGCATTTGCGGACAGGGGCCTTCTGATTTTCCGGACTTCACTAAATTCCTGGTAGAACAGGGAATAGATAGCATCTCCGTTACACCGGATGCACTGATGAAAACAGTGCGGGCTATTTATGAAGCAGAAGAAACGCTGAAAGAGAAAGAACATGTTCCTTATCTATAG
- a CDS encoding TonB-dependent receptor → MSTFLSAFAIENGKVTGKVTDQKTGEALIGVTVIVQGTSNGAVTDVEGRYTINVAPGTYTLEFKYMGYQTKAVSDVVVKAGAPTQLPVIMDEPKSKDLQEVVIRGSYKQETINALYTAQKNNASVSDGISGDVIRKSPDRSTGEVLKRVSGTTIQDNKFVIVRGLSDRYNTALVDNAVLPSTEPNRKAFSFDIIPSNMIDNIVITKSATPELPGDFAGGVINVQTKEIPDQKFFDISVGTGYNTASTFKSFKSGYKSSTDFLGFDGGRQLPSSFPTTGAIVNNQLTMTQQQTAIKSLNNDFSIKEKNGLPAMNLQASYGDHWNTKKDGSLGMIAAMTYTHQETVQRDVKRRYDNFDYIDNVYKYSSNLGGVLNFGYAAGKSKFVWKNLYNRIFDDNFLFREGDNLSNNKFINYYAFDLVQKSLFKTALEGEHQVGQGQSKINWLLSYNKVTNNQPDQRKVSYGKTLGDEAAIMTADVGTVGKANNRLFSDLNENIYIASANYSHPFRFLNNKSSLKVGGLFQYRSRDFYARYLGLKLDPLKDGNMEIAQRPISTLFGNDAVDNGFYTLDDITSSVDEYRATTTTGAGYAQLDNRLSDKFRLVWGVRVESFGLKMKAPINNPTVNVDHNWIDVLPSANLTYSLSEKSNLRGSYYKTVARPELRELAPLSYYDYEMSSLINGNVRLLRSQINNADIRYELFPNAGEVFSGSVFYKHFKNPIESRVTSSGLSQYDITPYNYPSAYNVGAEIELRKKLSFLGESAVLKNTTFYANVAYIKSVVDDNTTASAKSRPLSGQSNYVINTSLSYTLPNDKVSFNVLYNRIGQRLFLVGEGGGADGSGRLGNIYESPRNLLDFQANMNLSKRSNLRLNVKDILNAQYRFYYDQNGNNKFDNPVYKRGAINSGEDYILQQYRPGTTFTLTYSFHLSK, encoded by the coding sequence TTGAGTACCTTTTTGTCTGCTTTTGCCATCGAGAATGGTAAAGTAACCGGTAAGGTCACTGACCAGAAAACCGGTGAGGCCCTCATAGGCGTTACCGTTATTGTACAGGGTACATCCAATGGCGCCGTTACTGACGTCGAAGGTCGTTATACTATTAATGTTGCTCCCGGTACTTACACCCTGGAGTTTAAATATATGGGCTACCAAACAAAAGCTGTCAGCGACGTTGTCGTAAAAGCAGGTGCCCCCACGCAGCTCCCGGTGATCATGGACGAACCTAAGTCCAAAGACCTGCAGGAAGTTGTTATCAGAGGTTCCTACAAACAGGAAACGATCAACGCATTATATACCGCCCAGAAAAACAATGCCTCCGTATCCGATGGTATCTCTGGCGATGTGATCCGGAAATCTCCTGACCGCAGCACCGGTGAAGTCCTGAAACGTGTGAGCGGCACCACGATCCAGGATAATAAATTCGTTATTGTACGTGGCCTGAGCGATCGTTACAATACTGCACTGGTTGACAATGCCGTTCTTCCTAGCACAGAGCCTAACCGTAAAGCGTTCTCCTTCGATATTATCCCATCTAACATGATCGATAATATCGTTATTACTAAATCTGCCACGCCTGAACTGCCTGGTGACTTCGCCGGTGGTGTGATCAATGTACAGACAAAGGAAATCCCTGATCAGAAATTCTTCGACATATCTGTAGGTACTGGTTATAACACTGCTTCTACTTTCAAATCATTCAAATCTGGCTACAAGAGCAGTACCGACTTCCTCGGATTCGACGGTGGTCGCCAACTGCCTTCTTCTTTCCCGACCACTGGTGCGATCGTGAATAATCAGCTGACCATGACGCAGCAACAAACTGCCATCAAGTCACTGAACAACGATTTCAGCATTAAAGAGAAAAATGGCCTGCCTGCCATGAACTTACAGGCTTCTTACGGTGACCACTGGAATACTAAAAAAGATGGTAGCCTGGGTATGATAGCTGCAATGACCTATACACACCAGGAAACTGTACAACGTGATGTAAAACGCCGCTACGACAACTTTGATTACATTGATAATGTATACAAATATTCTTCTAACCTGGGTGGCGTGCTGAACTTCGGTTACGCTGCAGGTAAAAGCAAGTTTGTATGGAAAAACCTGTACAACAGGATCTTTGATGATAACTTCCTCTTCCGCGAAGGTGATAACCTGAGCAACAACAAGTTCATTAACTACTATGCATTTGACCTGGTGCAGAAATCCCTGTTCAAGACAGCATTGGAAGGTGAACACCAGGTAGGTCAGGGCCAGAGTAAAATAAACTGGTTGCTGTCTTACAATAAAGTGACCAACAATCAGCCTGATCAGCGTAAAGTTTCCTACGGTAAAACATTAGGTGATGAAGCGGCGATCATGACTGCGGATGTCGGTACAGTAGGTAAAGCGAACAACCGCCTGTTCTCCGATCTGAATGAGAACATCTACATCGCCAGCGCAAATTATTCACATCCGTTCCGTTTCCTGAATAACAAAAGTTCTCTGAAAGTAGGTGGCCTGTTCCAGTACCGTAGCAGAGATTTCTATGCCCGTTACCTTGGGCTCAAACTGGATCCGTTGAAAGATGGTAACATGGAGATCGCTCAGCGCCCTATCTCTACGCTGTTTGGTAATGATGCAGTCGATAATGGTTTCTACACACTGGACGATATCACTTCTTCTGTGGATGAATACAGAGCAACTACTACTACGGGTGCCGGTTATGCACAGTTAGATAACAGACTGTCTGACAAATTCCGCCTGGTATGGGGTGTAAGAGTAGAGTCTTTCGGTTTGAAAATGAAAGCGCCGATCAATAACCCGACTGTGAATGTTGATCATAACTGGATCGATGTATTACCTTCCGCTAACCTGACTTACTCTCTGAGTGAAAAGTCCAATCTGCGTGGTTCTTATTACAAAACAGTCGCAAGACCGGAATTACGTGAGCTGGCTCCACTGTCTTATTATGACTACGAAATGTCTTCCCTGATCAATGGTAATGTACGTCTGTTACGCAGCCAGATCAACAATGCGGATATCCGTTATGAGCTCTTCCCGAACGCAGGTGAAGTTTTCTCCGGATCTGTATTCTACAAACACTTTAAGAACCCGATTGAAAGCAGGGTAACTTCTTCTGGTCTGAGCCAGTATGATATCACTCCTTATAACTATCCAAGTGCATATAACGTTGGTGCTGAAATTGAACTGCGTAAGAAACTGAGCTTCCTTGGTGAAAGCGCTGTGCTGAAGAATACTACCTTTTATGCAAACGTTGCTTACATCAAATCCGTAGTAGATGATAATACTACTGCAAGTGCCAAGAGCAGACCGCTGTCTGGTCAGTCTAACTACGTGATCAATACCAGCCTTTCCTATACACTGCCAAACGATAAAGTGAGCTTCAATGTACTGTATAACAGGATCGGTCAGCGTCTGTTCCTGGTAGGTGAAGGAGGTGGTGCTGACGGTTCCGGCAGACTGGGTAACATTTATGAAAGTCCGCGTAACCTGCTCGACTTCCAGGCTAACATGAACCTCAGCAAACGCAGTAACCTGCGGCTGAATGTAAAGGATATACTGAACGCACAATACCGCTTCTATTATGACCAGAACGGTAACAACAAATTCGATAATCCTGTTTACAAAAGAGGTGCTATTAATTCAGGTGAAGACTATATCCTGCAGCAGTATCGCCCGGGTACAACATTCACATTGACCTATAGCTTTCATCTTAGTAAATAA
- a CDS encoding UDP-2,3-diacylglucosamine diphosphatase, producing the protein MSEKRPLDIVVISDVHLGIYGCHARELVQYLDSIDPKILVLNGDIIDIWQFSKRYFPKAHTKVIRRILKMTGKGTEVYYLTGNHDEALRKFAGFGLGNLTIDNKLILEVDGKRHWFFHGDVYDVTMKNSKWLAKLGGKGYDLLIIINRLVNNLLERFGKEKMSFSKKVKHGVKQAVKFISDFEQVVAEIAIDKEFDVVCCGHIHQPIIKEMEHNGKSVTYLNSGDWVESLTSLEYTNGQWSLYQYPVSKTRVTLPEEEEDPSVMPWEDISKVISFPQQ; encoded by the coding sequence ATGTCTGAAAAGCGCCCTCTCGATATCGTCGTTATATCTGACGTCCACCTCGGAATCTATGGCTGTCATGCCAGGGAATTGGTCCAATATCTGGATAGTATCGATCCTAAGATATTGGTACTGAATGGTGATATCATAGATATCTGGCAATTCAGCAAACGTTACTTCCCTAAAGCACATACCAAAGTGATCCGCAGGATACTGAAAATGACCGGAAAGGGCACTGAAGTATATTATCTGACTGGTAATCATGATGAAGCGCTTCGCAAATTTGCAGGTTTCGGACTGGGTAACCTAACCATAGATAATAAACTGATCCTCGAGGTCGACGGTAAAAGACACTGGTTCTTCCACGGAGACGTATATGACGTGACTATGAAAAATTCTAAGTGGCTGGCCAAACTGGGTGGAAAGGGGTATGACCTGCTAATTATTATTAACAGACTGGTTAATAACCTGTTGGAAAGATTTGGTAAGGAAAAGATGAGCTTTTCAAAAAAGGTGAAACATGGTGTGAAACAGGCAGTTAAGTTCATCTCAGACTTTGAACAGGTGGTTGCCGAGATCGCCATTGACAAAGAATTTGATGTCGTATGCTGTGGACATATCCACCAGCCTATCATCAAGGAAATGGAACATAATGGTAAGTCCGTGACCTATCTGAACTCCGGTGACTGGGTTGAAAGCCTTACCTCTCTTGAATATACCAATGGCCAATGGAGCCTTTATCAGTATCCGGTATCTAAAACCCGCGTTACATTACCAGAAGAGGAAGAAGATCCCTCCGTTATGCCATGGGAAGACATCTCCAAGGTGATCAGCTTTCCACAACAATAA